One Mesorhizobium loti genomic window carries:
- a CDS encoding nodulation protein N, translating to MSVEPISLDVLLASVGKEVGVSPWRVVTQRMIDQFADATDDHQFIHCDPERAKRETPFGGTIAHGFLSLSLLSAMTFETMPPLENSKMGVNHGFDSLRFLAPVKTGARIRTRFVLADVKVRPSGWVQTAHDVTIEIEGSKKPALTARWLTLTLIERQPETA from the coding sequence ATGAGCGTGGAACCGATCAGTCTCGACGTGCTTCTGGCCAGTGTCGGCAAGGAAGTGGGCGTTTCGCCGTGGCGGGTGGTGACGCAGCGCATGATCGACCAGTTCGCCGACGCCACCGACGACCACCAGTTCATCCACTGCGACCCTGAGCGGGCCAAGCGCGAAACGCCGTTCGGCGGCACCATCGCGCATGGCTTCCTGTCGCTGTCGCTGCTGTCGGCGATGACATTCGAGACAATGCCGCCGCTGGAGAACAGCAAGATGGGCGTCAACCACGGCTTCGATTCGCTGCGCTTCCTGGCCCCGGTGAAGACCGGCGCGCGCATCCGCACCCGTTTCGTGCTGGCTGACGTCAAGGTCAGGCCATCCGGCTGGGTGCAGACGGCGCATGACGTGACGATCGAGATCGAGGGCTCGAAGAAACCGGCGCTGACCGCCCGCTGGCTGACGCTGACGCTGATCGAACGCCAGCCCGAGACCGCATGA
- a CDS encoding aminoglycoside phosphotransferase, whose amino-acid sequence MSDANALDQAALAPYLEAEIPGFSGFASIEKFKSGQSNPTYLITAASGRYVLRAKPPGQLLKSAHQVDREFRVMKALAGTAVPVPAMLHLSEEDSPIGRMFYVMDFLDGRIFWDPALPEARDNDERTTIYNAMNGTLAALHDVDVDAAGLSDFGRPGNYFERQLARWTSQYRASETGAIADMDELIAWLETHMPADDGLISLVHGDYRLDNLIFAPGQPRVIAVLDWELSTLGHPFADIAYQCMQWRLPHASGFRGLGGIDRAALGLPSEEDYVAAYCRRRGLGGIGNWTFFLAFSFFRLAAICQGVYRRALDGNASNPEKARTYGEAVKLLSHLAARLIDKQT is encoded by the coding sequence ATGAGCGACGCCAACGCGCTCGACCAGGCAGCGCTTGCGCCTTACCTCGAGGCGGAAATCCCCGGTTTTTCCGGGTTCGCGTCAATCGAAAAGTTCAAATCCGGCCAGTCCAACCCGACCTATCTCATCACGGCGGCCAGCGGTCGCTATGTGCTGCGCGCCAAGCCGCCGGGGCAATTGCTGAAATCGGCGCATCAGGTCGACCGCGAATTCCGCGTGATGAAGGCGCTTGCCGGCACCGCCGTGCCGGTGCCGGCAATGCTGCATCTGTCGGAGGAAGACTCGCCGATCGGCCGCATGTTCTATGTCATGGATTTTCTGGACGGCCGTATCTTCTGGGATCCGGCATTGCCTGAGGCGCGCGACAATGACGAGCGCACCACGATCTACAACGCCATGAACGGCACGCTCGCGGCCCTGCACGATGTTGACGTCGACGCAGCGGGGCTTTCCGATTTCGGCCGCCCGGGCAATTATTTCGAGCGGCAGCTGGCGCGCTGGACCAGCCAATACCGCGCCTCGGAAACCGGCGCCATTGCCGACATGGACGAGCTGATCGCCTGGCTGGAAACGCACATGCCAGCTGATGACGGCCTGATATCGCTGGTGCATGGCGACTACCGGCTGGACAATCTGATCTTCGCGCCGGGCCAACCAAGGGTCATCGCGGTGCTCGACTGGGAGTTGTCTACGCTTGGCCACCCCTTTGCCGACATCGCCTATCAATGCATGCAGTGGCGTCTGCCGCATGCATCGGGCTTTCGCGGCTTGGGCGGTATCGACCGCGCCGCGCTCGGCCTGCCTTCCGAAGAAGACTATGTCGCCGCCTATTGCCGGCGGCGCGGGCTCGGCGGCATCGGCAACTGGACCTTCTTCCTTGCCTTCTCCTTCTTCCGTCTGGCGGCGATCTGCCAGGGCGTCTACAGGCGCGCGCTGGACGGCAATGCCTCCAATCCCGAAAAGGCCAGAACCTATGGCGAGGCGGTGAAGCTGCTTTCGCATCTCGCCGCCAGACTGATCGACAAGCAGACATAA